One genomic segment of Schlesneria paludicola DSM 18645 includes these proteins:
- the asnB gene encoding asparagine synthase (glutamine-hydrolyzing), whose amino-acid sequence MCGLTGFLNAAQDQTADQMRAVVSAMAETIHHRGPDDTGVWCDPSVGIALGFKRLSIVDLSEAGHQPMTSSCGRFVIAYNGEIYNHGELRNELISKGHSFRGHSDTETLVESFAQWGIAATIQRCIGMFAFAVWDTKEQTLTLGRDRLGKKPLYFWHSGSLVLFGSETKTLRAHSAFNATIDRQMVGEFLKHSYLPTGSIYNGVVCTQPGTLTTISLGDSQFWSGRRFADVKRFWSLRPIIKSNLGNPFRGTYEQAIDQLDELLTDAVGSRMLADVPLGAFLSGGIDSSLVVALMQKQSSRPVKTFTIGFEEESYNEAPFAERVAKHLKTEHTELYVTAQQARDVIPLLPKLFDEPFADSSQIPTYLVSQLARQRVTVALSGDGGDELFCGYRRYFEPLEGFFRNQTNHGNGSTGGLVSRIAAVSRAMPSPLRHLAQTLMERASKWPVGSASKKLAMAAALFDDAGPHYRYLRNLSHWQTEDAEALGVPISDTKALATDLSRWLDQTVTMPSQYQEIWQMYDTLNYLPGDILTKVDRASMGVSLEARTPLLDHRVVEFAWTLPQEFKVHNGQGKRILRDLLARYVPRELFERPKTGFGVPIDSWLRGPLRDWAEDLLDESRLKREGFLNPAPIRQKWSEHLKGQANWQYHLWDVLMFQAWLAEYDRPLHSRSAAD is encoded by the coding sequence ATGTGTGGTCTGACCGGATTTCTTAACGCGGCACAAGACCAGACGGCCGATCAGATGCGCGCCGTCGTCAGCGCGATGGCCGAGACAATTCATCACCGTGGTCCTGATGACACGGGCGTCTGGTGCGATCCGTCGGTGGGGATCGCATTGGGGTTCAAACGTCTGAGTATCGTCGATCTCTCGGAAGCCGGGCATCAGCCGATGACCTCTTCGTGCGGCCGGTTTGTGATCGCCTACAACGGTGAGATCTATAATCATGGTGAACTCCGCAACGAACTGATCTCCAAGGGCCATTCTTTTCGAGGTCACTCGGACACAGAAACGCTGGTGGAAAGTTTTGCCCAATGGGGGATCGCAGCGACGATCCAGCGCTGCATCGGCATGTTCGCCTTTGCGGTTTGGGACACAAAAGAGCAGACGCTGACACTTGGTCGCGATCGACTGGGAAAGAAGCCGCTCTATTTCTGGCACTCGGGATCGTTGGTCTTGTTCGGGTCCGAGACCAAAACCTTGCGAGCTCATTCGGCATTCAACGCCACCATTGATCGTCAGATGGTGGGCGAGTTTCTGAAACACTCCTACCTACCCACAGGGTCGATCTATAACGGCGTCGTGTGCACACAACCGGGTACGCTGACAACGATTTCATTGGGCGACAGTCAGTTTTGGTCGGGGCGTCGATTCGCCGATGTCAAACGGTTCTGGAGTCTGCGGCCGATCATCAAATCGAATCTGGGCAATCCGTTCCGAGGCACGTACGAACAGGCGATCGATCAGCTGGACGAGTTGCTTACCGACGCCGTCGGCAGTCGCATGCTGGCCGATGTCCCGCTGGGGGCGTTTCTGTCAGGTGGGATTGATTCGTCGCTGGTGGTCGCTTTGATGCAGAAGCAGTCATCGCGTCCAGTCAAAACATTCACCATCGGATTCGAGGAAGAGTCTTACAATGAAGCTCCTTTTGCCGAGCGTGTTGCCAAACATCTGAAGACCGAACACACCGAACTTTACGTGACGGCTCAGCAGGCACGCGATGTCATTCCGCTGCTGCCTAAACTGTTCGACGAACCGTTTGCGGATTCCTCTCAGATTCCAACCTATCTGGTGAGCCAGCTCGCACGTCAACGCGTGACCGTCGCCTTGTCCGGAGACGGCGGTGATGAGTTGTTCTGCGGCTATCGACGGTACTTTGAGCCGCTGGAGGGATTCTTCCGGAATCAAACGAACCATGGCAATGGATCAACGGGCGGACTGGTGTCTCGCATCGCCGCCGTCTCCAGGGCAATGCCCAGCCCTTTACGGCACCTGGCGCAAACGTTGATGGAGCGCGCTTCCAAATGGCCCGTTGGATCAGCTTCCAAAAAGCTCGCGATGGCCGCGGCATTGTTCGACGATGCGGGTCCGCACTATCGCTATTTGAGGAATTTGTCGCACTGGCAGACAGAAGATGCCGAGGCACTAGGCGTACCAATTTCCGATACGAAGGCATTGGCGACCGACCTGTCGCGTTGGCTGGATCAAACCGTAACCATGCCGAGCCAGTATCAAGAGATCTGGCAGATGTACGACACGTTGAACTATTTGCCTGGCGACATCCTGACGAAAGTTGACCGGGCGAGCATGGGTGTTTCGCTCGAAGCGCGTACGCCGCTGCTTGATCATCGCGTGGTGGAATTTGCCTGGACGTTGCCACAGGAATTCAAAGTTCACAACGGTCAGGGCAAACGCATCCTGCGGGACCTGCTTGCCAGGTATGTTCCGCGTGAGCTGTTCGAACGGCCAAAGACAGGGTTTGGTGTACCGATCGATTCCTGGTTGCGAGGCCCGCTGCGCGATTGGGCCGAAGATCTGCTGGACGAGTCGCGGCTCAAGCGTGAAGGCTTCTTGAACCCGGCGCCAATCCGACAAAAGTGGTCAGAACATTTGAAGGGACAAGCCAACTGGCAATATCACTTGTGGGATGTCCTGATGTTTCAAGCCTGGCTCGCAGAGTACGACCGGCCGCTTCATTCCCGATCAGCTGCAGACTGA